The following nucleotide sequence is from Vitis vinifera cultivar Pinot Noir 40024 chromosome 14, ASM3070453v1.
gtcctttgatgaatttccaaattaatatatgagattctttacaattcaaaccaattagtaacttaaccataatttgttatcatcaaaacctgattaagagaaccttgggctaacaattatattattattattattattattattattattattattattagtagtaGTAGTACTAGTAGTAGTAATTAAGGaatattctttatattatattttactttttttagcaataataataattattattattattattattatcttcattgtaattattttaaattaattaattgataattatgtttttaatgatcaaattaattgatttatttttacttgatcAAGTATCCTTGGTGTAAAGGCCATTTGGGACATGTTAGTATCTTATTAAAAACATGTACAAGCATGAACTAAATGTGGCAAGTggcaaaaatcaaataaaataactttcccctaaagtgattttttttttttttccatgataCATCCCAAGGTGTCGGCACCCTTGCAAGCTTAATTAGCGGACAGTTGGAAATTAATCACAATCAAGAATTATGATGGGAtagaattgattttcaaatatcataTTACCCAAAGATCAATACAAGACCTCAATTTTATCATAGAAtaattcaagtaaaaaaaaaaatgacatgaaaattttctgGGACAGATTCCTCAAACAAAAGTCATTTTCTataattagatttaaaaatttgttcaaataatattacaatttaCAATTAAGTGtgagtttgaaaatatttctcatTAAATTAgtgtatttgaaattaaatattatattttagaaCCGAGATTaagatgatgtttgttttttggttgaaatcaataaattatttttaactaaataaaaaaaaacaaatataatatcaacgggttattttgattttttctactcggtcaaaaaaaaaaatatcacctCAATCAATCTATTGAGGCGACATCcgtttgtgtatatatatatatgatatcaaTACAAATATTAAACAATGGTGGTGGTTGGAACTACACCATCACAAATATCTATTGTAACATCAAGGAAATGAGCTtgaaatacaaaatattttatcgAGTATTTGTTTAAAATCCACGAAATGAATCCACTCACTTTGGGATTTTGCCGCAAACATGCCCACCACATCACGTAAATTCAGCGGAGTTGGACCCCAAAAATCACAATAAATCATGCCAACTACATTCACTGATGGGATAAGTCATGTGGCCAAATCCTAAGTTCTTCCATTCAGATCAtccaaagaattaaaaataagggCAGGAGGGGTTGCTTGGAGCCACCAATCCAGATGCAAACATTAATCTGCGTGCAATTGCCTCAAAAGAGGAAACATGGAGGTTAGGATTTTTATAGAGCATTGAGAGGGGTAGCTCTCTGGTTTGCTTCCCATGAACTTGCTTGTGCTTGTGTtgcattttttcaaaatctatagCAAAAGAAATTCATCCAATTTATGCTTACTATTACAACCTGAAACTTCCTACCTTTTTACCAAGGAAATGAAGCTTCAATTATTGAATGAAATGACAAGCACAATAATCTGAAAGTAGATCTGAATAGGAATAATGGGTCAATTTCAAACTAGCAATTCATCCAATCAAAGCAAAATCAGAATTTGGATTATCTGGAggacataaaaaatgaagtctAGATAAGGTATCAGAGCTAATACTGACAAATGGCAGTAAAGGCCAAATAAAATGAACCTgcagaagaaaattttgaaacctaCTAATTGTTGTTTGAAATTTGGGGTAACATAGAGCAGTTAGggtagagagagagatggtTTCCAGTGAAAAAGAAAGTCTAGGATTGAGGAGACTTGTGAAGCCTGCCcatatataattttgaaaacaattttgtgaAGGGAGTTGTCTGCTGTCTACATGATATGTTTTGTCATGacttacaattttattttgatctaACAACACTGAACACTTCCCTAAAGTTCACAATCCAAACCCACTTGACGGGTTGAGCTGCAGCAACCCTACAAAAGTGGTTGGATCTCTCCTTTTCCCAAGGCCCCATGCCGCTTTTGAGATggcaaaaaggcaaaaaaaaatatatggagaAAAGGGGGGAGGCCTTAGATAAAGAATTCATCAAAGTCACTTGGAGTGGTGACTGGAGTCCCTAGCCAGTGCAGCACAGCTCAGCTCTCAGAGCTGTCAAAGGCGCAAATCAAGCTAAAACGAATTAATGTATATCTAAGTCTTTGGCTACTGCTGTTGCTGATGATTGTGATGATGGGAGCCTTTTGTTTTTCCACCATATTCAACATTCAAAGCACCCACCGcttcaacaaataaaaatagaaaagctGTAGCGCCCTCTCTAGAAAGTGCCCACAGAACCCGATACAATTCCACCCATCAGCCATGACCCAGGTCTTCAACAGTCCCCCCGTCCTATACAAGTACCATAAAAATTCAGAATACAACACCACCCATAAACCCCAAACTATGAGCCAAGACTCCACAACCTCAACACTTCATACCAGCCATCAATATACACCATGACCCAAGCTCCCTCTCCCTTTCTTAAGAACTTTTCATAGTCCTAGTACTCTTACTCTTCTCTACTCATGAACTGAGGTAGAACACAAGGAAGAAAAGCCATGATCCCTGCATGTTTCAGCAGCCCAAACACACTCTCAAACAGCTCACAAATGCCACAGAACCTCATCACATGCATTTACCAAACTCAGCTCTGCAACTCACCTGTTCATCTCACACTCACCTGGTCCAAGACCCTCTTCTCTCACTCCTTGACCATATATGCTGCAGATACCTTCTCCATCACCATCTCCCTCTACCCATCAACCTTCTCCTTCCTCAGGAACCGACCTGGTTCAAAATCCATCCACCTCACCCACCACCATTACCAGAAAATCAAGCTTTACTGGGACTTCACTCGGGCTGAGTTCTCTGAGAGTTCGGCCGAGCCTGAGTCCTGCTTCTACATTGCAATTTCAAGTAATGCCCGTGTAGAATTCTTTCTGGGTGATCTCCGGGATGAGTTCACTCAGAGATCCGGTGCAGCCTGGATCCGCCATTCAGCAGAACCAACTCTGCTTTCACGCCGAGAGCATGTGTTTGGGAGAAGGAATTATGTATCCAGAGCTCAATTCATGGGGTCCAAACATGAGATTGGCATAGAATGCAGTGGGGGAGTGCTCAAGGTGAAGGTGAATGGAGAAACTAGCCTTGTTGTGAAGAGGTTGGCATGGAAATTCAGAGGCAATGAGAGAATTATGGTAGGTGGAGTCGAAGTAGAGTTCTTCTGGGATGTTTTCAACTGGGTTAACAACTGTGGAGCAAATAGCAGTGGGCATGGTGTGTTCGTGTTTCAGGTAGGTGATGGTGGGGTGTGGCCAGAAATGGTAGGTCCAGAGAAGAGGCTGATGAGGAAGAGCTTGTCATCATCAGCATCATCGGCGTTGCA
It contains:
- the LOC104881414 gene encoding uncharacterized protein LOC104881414 — protein: MIPACFSSPNTLSNSSQMPQNLITCIYQTQLCNSPVHLTLTWSKTLFSHSLTIYAADTFSITISLYPSTFSFLRNRPGSKSIHLTHHHYQKIKLYWDFTRAEFSESSAEPESCFYIAISSNARVEFFLGDLRDEFTQRSGAAWIRHSAEPTLLSRREHVFGRRNYVSRAQFMGSKHEIGIECSGGVLKVKVNGETSLVVKRLAWKFRGNERIMVGGVEVEFFWDVFNWVNNCGANSSGHGVFVFQVGDGGVWPEMVGPEKRLMRKSLSSSASSALQPISLSPSPSCSSVLQWAEESSDGGRSSCSSTRSSGSGAGFSLLLYAWRRD